A part of Winslowiella toletana genomic DNA contains:
- the asnB gene encoding asparagine synthase B codes for MCSIFGVLDLKTDPVELRKKALELSRLMRHRGPDWSGVYADDHAILAHERLSIVDVNNGAQPLYNADHTHVLAVNGEIYNHQALRAELSDRYQFQTDSDCEVILALYQEKGIDFLDELQGMFAFILYDSVKKTWLIGRDHIGIIPLYMGNDEHGNLYVASEMKALVPVCRSIKEFAPGSYLSSEDGEIRRYWQRDWFDYEAVEHNVTDAAALKNALEESVKSHLMSDVPYGVLLSGGLDSSIISAVTKRFAAKRVEDQDKSEAWWPQLHSFAVGLEGSPDLTAAKAVAEHLGTVHHEIHFTVQEGLDAIRDVIYHIETYDVTTIRASTPMYLMSRKIKAMGIKMVLSGEGADEVFGGYLYFHKAPDAKEFHEENVRKLLALHMFDCARANKAMSAWGVEARVPFLDKKFLDVAMRINPADKMCGPNGKMEKHILRECFESYLPASVAWRQKEQFSDGVGYSWIDTLKEVAAKQISDQQLETAHFRFPYNTPSSKEAYLYREIFEELFPVPSAAECVPGGPSVACSSAKAIEWDESFKNMNDPSGRAVGVHASAYK; via the coding sequence ATGTGTTCTATTTTTGGTGTGCTGGATCTGAAAACCGATCCTGTTGAGTTGCGTAAAAAAGCGCTGGAGCTTTCCCGCCTGATGCGTCATCGCGGACCGGACTGGTCTGGCGTCTATGCGGATGATCATGCCATTCTGGCTCATGAGCGCCTCTCAATTGTCGACGTCAACAATGGCGCACAGCCGCTATACAACGCCGATCACACCCACGTGCTGGCGGTTAACGGTGAGATCTACAACCATCAGGCGCTGCGCGCTGAGCTGAGTGACCGTTACCAGTTCCAGACCGATTCCGACTGTGAAGTGATTCTGGCGTTGTATCAGGAAAAAGGCATCGACTTCCTCGACGAGTTGCAGGGTATGTTCGCCTTTATTCTGTATGACAGCGTGAAAAAAACCTGGCTGATTGGCCGTGACCATATCGGTATTATCCCGCTGTATATGGGTAACGATGAGCACGGTAACCTGTATGTTGCTTCCGAAATGAAAGCGCTGGTGCCGGTATGCCGCAGCATCAAAGAGTTCGCGCCTGGCAGCTACCTGTCGAGCGAAGATGGCGAAATTCGTCGTTACTGGCAGCGTGACTGGTTTGACTATGAAGCCGTCGAGCACAACGTCACCGATGCCGCCGCACTGAAAAACGCACTGGAAGAGTCAGTGAAAAGTCACCTGATGTCTGACGTGCCTTACGGCGTGCTGCTGTCTGGTGGTCTCGACTCTTCTATTATCTCCGCGGTGACTAAACGCTTTGCGGCGAAGCGCGTGGAAGATCAGGATAAGAGCGAAGCCTGGTGGCCACAGCTGCACTCCTTTGCTGTCGGCCTCGAAGGATCGCCGGATCTGACTGCGGCAAAAGCGGTGGCAGAACATCTGGGCACCGTACACCATGAAATTCATTTCACCGTGCAGGAAGGTCTGGATGCGATTCGCGATGTGATCTATCACATTGAAACTTACGACGTCACCACCATTCGCGCCTCGACGCCAATGTATCTGATGTCACGTAAGATTAAAGCGATGGGCATTAAAATGGTGCTGTCCGGCGAAGGCGCTGACGAAGTATTTGGTGGTTACCTCTACTTCCATAAAGCGCCAGACGCGAAAGAGTTCCATGAAGAAAACGTGCGTAAGCTGCTGGCGCTACATATGTTTGACTGTGCGCGTGCTAACAAAGCGATGTCGGCGTGGGGCGTGGAAGCGCGCGTACCTTTCCTCGACAAGAAATTCCTCGATGTGGCGATGCGCATTAACCCGGCCGACAAGATGTGCGGACCAAACGGGAAAATGGAAAAACATATCCTGCGCGAATGCTTTGAGTCTTACCTGCCGGCAAGCGTGGCGTGGCGTCAGAAAGAGCAGTTCTCTGACGGCGTCGGCTACAGCTGGATTGATACGCTGAAAGAGGTCGCGGCAAAACAGATTAGCGATCAGCAACTGGAAACTGCGCACTTCCGTTTCCCATACAACACGCCATCGTCAAAAGAAGCGTATTTGTACCGTGAAATCTTTGAAGAGCTGTTCCCGGTGCCAAGTGCAGCTGAATGCGTGCCTGGAGGCCCTTCAGTGGCCTGTTCTTCAGCGAAAGCCATCGAATGGGATGAATCATTCAAAAACATGAATGACCCGTCTGGTCGTGCTGTAGGCGTACACGCATCCGCTTATAAATAA
- the ubiF gene encoding 3-demethoxyubiquinol 3-hydroxylase, with protein sequence MRDTEFDVVVIGGGMVGAALASGLAQQGFSLAVVEQEEAPDFDPASNPDLRISAIGSASVALLKQLQVWPDIQQMRTAPYRQLETWEWQTACVKFDAASLGLPELGYMVENRVLQRALWQRLQQQAVTLYCPAALKTLSRDNRGWTVTLADGRQLQTRLVVGADGANSQVRQLAGIGIHGWNYSQSCMLITVRCEHPAGDTTWQQFTPHGPRAFLPLFDNWASLVWYDAPARIRQLQAMPLPQLQKEIAAHFPARLGRFSAVAAGSFPLVRRHATRYVQDGLALVGDAAHTINPLAGQGGNLGYRDIDALIDVLTEARDNAEPWSSAAVLQRYQRKRHTDNLLMQSGMDLFYFTFSNQLAPLKVVRNLGLLVAQHSGVLKRQALRYALGL encoded by the coding sequence ATGCGCGATACTGAATTTGATGTGGTGGTGATAGGTGGTGGCATGGTGGGAGCCGCACTGGCCAGCGGTCTGGCGCAGCAGGGATTTTCGCTGGCGGTGGTCGAGCAGGAAGAAGCGCCTGATTTTGATCCGGCCAGCAACCCGGATTTGCGTATTTCGGCAATTGGCAGCGCTTCGGTGGCGTTGCTGAAGCAGTTGCAGGTGTGGCCTGATATTCAGCAGATGCGCACCGCCCCGTATCGTCAGCTGGAAACCTGGGAGTGGCAAACCGCCTGTGTGAAGTTTGATGCCGCTTCGCTGGGATTGCCGGAGCTGGGATATATGGTGGAAAACCGCGTGCTGCAACGCGCACTGTGGCAGCGCCTGCAACAGCAGGCGGTGACGCTGTACTGTCCGGCGGCGCTGAAAACCCTCAGTCGCGACAATCGCGGCTGGACGGTGACGCTGGCGGATGGTCGCCAGCTGCAAACGCGACTGGTAGTAGGGGCCGATGGCGCCAATTCACAGGTGCGGCAACTGGCGGGCATCGGCATTCACGGCTGGAACTATAGCCAGTCATGTATGCTGATCACGGTGCGTTGTGAGCATCCGGCGGGTGATACTACCTGGCAACAGTTTACGCCGCACGGGCCGCGCGCCTTTCTGCCGTTGTTTGATAACTGGGCCTCGCTGGTGTGGTATGACGCGCCTGCGCGTATCCGCCAGCTACAGGCGATGCCGCTACCGCAGTTGCAAAAAGAGATTGCCGCTCACTTTCCGGCGCGCCTTGGCCGTTTCAGCGCGGTTGCTGCCGGTTCCTTCCCGCTGGTGCGTCGCCATGCCACGCGCTATGTGCAGGATGGTTTAGCGCTGGTGGGCGATGCGGCGCATACCATCAATCCGCTGGCCGGGCAGGGGGGGAATCTGGGCTATCGCGATATTGATGCGTTAATTGATGTCCTGACGGAGGCGCGTGACAATGCCGAACCCTGGAGTTCTGCCGCCGTGTTGCAGCGTTATCAGCGCAAGCGCCATACGGATAATCTGCTGATGCAGAGCGGCATGGATCTGTTCTACTTCACCTTCAGTAACCAGCTGGCGCCGTTAAAGGTGGTGCGCAATCTGGGACTGCTGGTGGCGCAGCACTCCGGGGTGTTAAAACGGCAGGCGTTGCGTTACGCGCTGGGACTGTAG
- the nagB gene encoding glucosamine-6-phosphate deaminase: MRLIPLSTATQVGKWAARHIVNRINTFKPTAERPFVLGLPTGGTPLEAYKHLIEMHKAGQVSFKHVVTFNMDEYVGLPKEHPESYHSFMFRNFFDHIDIPRENINLLNGNAADIDAECRQYEEKIRAYGKIHLFMGGVGNDGHIAFNEPASSLASRTRIKTLTHETRLANSRFFDGDVDQVPKYALTVGVGTLLDAEEVMILVIGHVKAQALQAAVEGNVNHMWTISCLQLHAKSVVVCDEPSTMELKVKTVKYFREMEAENMKGL; this comes from the coding sequence ATGAGACTGATTCCCCTGTCGACCGCTACCCAGGTGGGTAAATGGGCCGCCCGCCATATCGTTAACCGCATCAACACGTTTAAACCGACCGCAGAACGTCCATTCGTTTTAGGTTTGCCAACCGGTGGAACACCGCTGGAAGCCTATAAACATTTAATCGAGATGCATAAAGCGGGCCAGGTCAGCTTTAAACATGTTGTCACCTTCAATATGGATGAATACGTTGGCCTGCCGAAAGAGCATCCGGAAAGCTACCATAGCTTTATGTTCCGTAACTTTTTTGATCACATTGATATTCCTCGTGAAAACATCAATCTTCTGAATGGTAATGCAGCGGATATTGACGCAGAATGTCGTCAGTATGAGGAAAAGATCCGCGCTTACGGCAAGATCCATCTGTTTATGGGCGGTGTCGGCAATGACGGGCATATCGCTTTTAACGAACCGGCATCTTCTCTGGCATCCCGCACCCGTATTAAAACGCTGACGCATGAAACCCGCCTTGCGAACTCACGCTTCTTTGATGGCGATGTTGATCAGGTGCCAAAATACGCCCTGACCGTGGGTGTTGGCACCCTGCTGGATGCAGAAGAAGTGATGATTCTGGTTATCGGCCACGTGAAAGCGCAGGCGTTACAGGCGGCGGTTGAAGGCAATGTTAATCATATGTGGACCATCAGCTGCCTGCAGCTGCATGCTAAATCCGTCGTGGTTTGTGATGAGCCTTCCACAATGGAACTGAAAGTGAAAACAGTGAAATATTTCCGCGAAATGGAAGCGGAAAATATGAAAGGCCTGTAA
- the nagC gene encoding DNA-binding transcriptional regulator NagC, producing MTNGGQAQIGNVDLVKQLNSAAVYRLIDQQGPISRIQIADISQLAPASVTKITRQLIERGLIKEVDQQASTGGRRAISIVTETRGFNTIGVRLGRNDATLTLYELSGKSLAEEHYPLPERTQETLENALFLAIENFSELHQRKLRELIAISVILPGLVDPNNGVIRYMPHINVNNWSLVSHLEARFNVTSFVGHDIRSLALAEHYFGASRDCADSILVRLHRGTGAGIITNGQIFLGSNGNVGEIGHIQVDPLGERCHCGNFGCLETIAANGAIENRVRHLLTQGYPSSLTIDNCQIQLICKAANRGDPLACEVIEYVGRYLGKAIAIAINLFNPQKVVIAGEIIEAEKVLLPAIEGCINTQVLKAFRKNLPVVRSEIDHRSAIGAFALAKRAMLNGILLQRLLEA from the coding sequence ATGACCAACGGCGGCCAGGCACAAATAGGAAATGTCGATCTCGTAAAGCAACTGAATAGCGCAGCCGTTTACCGGTTGATTGACCAGCAGGGTCCTATCTCGCGCATTCAAATCGCCGATATCAGCCAGCTTGCTCCCGCCAGCGTCACCAAAATTACCCGCCAGCTGATTGAGCGCGGACTGATTAAAGAGGTCGATCAACAGGCCTCTACCGGTGGTCGTCGCGCCATCTCGATTGTCACCGAGACGCGCGGCTTTAATACTATCGGCGTGCGCCTTGGCCGTAACGACGCCACGCTGACGCTGTATGAACTGAGTGGCAAATCCCTCGCCGAAGAGCATTATCCGCTGCCGGAACGTACCCAGGAAACGCTGGAAAACGCCCTGTTCCTTGCCATCGAAAACTTTAGCGAATTGCACCAGCGCAAGCTGCGTGAACTGATTGCCATTTCGGTGATTCTGCCCGGTCTGGTGGATCCGAATAACGGTGTTATCCGTTATATGCCGCATATTAATGTGAACAACTGGTCACTGGTGTCGCACCTTGAAGCGCGCTTTAACGTCACCAGTTTTGTCGGTCATGATATCCGCAGCCTGGCGCTGGCCGAGCACTATTTTGGTGCGTCCCGCGACTGCGCCGACTCCATTTTGGTGCGTTTGCATCGGGGCACCGGCGCGGGAATTATCACTAACGGCCAGATTTTTCTCGGCAGCAATGGTAATGTCGGTGAAATTGGTCATATCCAGGTCGACCCGCTGGGCGAGCGCTGCCATTGCGGCAACTTTGGCTGTCTGGAAACTATCGCCGCCAATGGCGCCATCGAAAATCGTGTCCGCCACCTGCTGACCCAGGGCTATCCCAGCTCACTGACCATCGACAACTGCCAGATCCAGTTGATCTGCAAAGCCGCCAACCGGGGCGATCCGCTGGCCTGTGAAGTGATTGAATATGTTGGCCGCTATTTAGGTAAGGCGATTGCTATTGCGATTAACCTGTTTAATCCGCAGAAGGTGGTGATTGCCGGTGAAATTATTGAAGCTGAAAAGGTGTTACTGCCGGCGATTGAAGGCTGCATTAACACTCAGGTACTGAAAGCCTTCCGTAAAAATTTACCGGTGGTGCGATCTGAAATCGATCACCGTTCCGCTATCGGCGCTTTCGCGCTGGCCAAACGCGCAATGCTTAACGGCATTCTGCTGCAACGTCTTCTGGAAGCGTGA
- a CDS encoding PhoH family protein, producing the protein MNIETREIVLEPADNRRLLSLCGPFDDNIKQLERRLGIEINRRDNAFKLSGRALSVNAAADILKDLYVDTAPLRGNTTDIDPEQIHLAIKESRVLEQTAESVPEFGKAIHIKTKRGVIKPRTPNQAQYIANILDHDITFGIGPAGTGKTYLAVAAAVDALERQEVRRILLTRPAVEAGEKLGFLPGDLSQKVDPYLRPLYDALYEMLGFERVEKLMERNVIEVAPLAYMRGRTLNDAFIILDESQNTTIEQMKMFLTRIGFNSKAVITGDVTQIDLPRNLKSGLRHAIEVLSEVDELSFNFFHSEDVVRHPIVARIVVAYEAWEEADQKRRDKQAEERKREALAAQTAQEQK; encoded by the coding sequence TTGAATATCGAAACTCGCGAAATAGTATTAGAACCCGCGGACAATCGCCGGTTACTCAGCCTGTGCGGTCCTTTTGACGATAACATTAAGCAGCTTGAGCGCCGCCTGGGTATCGAGATTAACCGTCGCGACAACGCGTTTAAGCTGTCAGGCCGCGCGCTCAGTGTTAACGCGGCGGCAGATATCCTGAAAGATCTGTATGTCGATACCGCCCCGCTGCGCGGCAATACCACCGATATCGATCCTGAGCAGATCCATCTGGCGATTAAAGAGAGCCGCGTGCTGGAGCAAACGGCAGAGAGCGTGCCGGAGTTCGGCAAAGCAATCCATATCAAAACCAAACGTGGCGTGATTAAGCCGCGTACGCCGAATCAGGCGCAGTATATCGCCAATATCCTTGACCATGATATTACCTTTGGCATCGGCCCGGCCGGTACCGGTAAAACCTATCTGGCGGTGGCGGCGGCGGTGGATGCGCTGGAGCGGCAGGAAGTTCGCCGCATTCTGCTGACCCGTCCGGCGGTCGAAGCCGGTGAAAAGCTGGGCTTCCTGCCAGGCGACCTCAGCCAGAAAGTCGATCCTTATCTGCGCCCGCTGTACGACGCGCTGTATGAAATGCTCGGTTTTGAACGCGTCGAGAAGCTGATGGAGCGTAATGTGATTGAAGTTGCGCCGCTGGCTTACATGCGTGGCCGCACCTTAAATGACGCCTTTATCATTCTTGATGAGAGTCAGAACACCACCATCGAACAGATGAAGATGTTCCTGACACGTATTGGCTTTAACTCAAAAGCGGTCATCACCGGCGACGTGACGCAGATCGATCTGCCGCGCAACCTGAAATCAGGCCTGCGCCATGCGATTGAAGTACTGTCGGAGGTTGACGAACTGAGCTTTAACTTCTTCCACAGCGAAGATGTGGTGCGCCATCCGATAGTGGCCCGCATCGTGGTTGCTTATGAAGCCTGGGAAGAAGCTGACCAGAAACGCCGCGATAAGCAGGCGGAAGAGCGCAAGCGCGAAGCCCTTGCGGCACAAACTGCCCAGGAGCAGAAATGA
- a CDS encoding HAD-IIA family hydrolase, with protein MTLKNVICDIDGVLMHDNTAVPGADEFIHRVMDNGMPLVVLTNYPSQTAQDLANRFASAGIEVPDSVFYTSAMATADFLRRQEGKKAYVVGEGALIHELYKAGFTITDINPDFVIVGETRSFNWDMMHKAAFFVASGARFIATNPDSHGRGFTPGCGALCAGIEKISGRKPFYVGKPSPWIIRAALNKMQGHSEDTVIVGDNLRTDILAGFQAGLATILVLSGVSTLSDIDAMPFRPTWIYPSVAEIDII; from the coding sequence ATGACCTTAAAAAATGTAATTTGTGATATTGATGGCGTGCTGATGCACGACAACACCGCGGTGCCTGGCGCGGACGAATTTATCCATCGCGTCATGGATAACGGCATGCCGTTGGTGGTGCTGACAAACTATCCGTCTCAGACCGCGCAGGATCTTGCCAACCGCTTTGCATCAGCAGGCATTGAGGTGCCCGACAGTGTGTTTTACACCTCAGCAATGGCGACCGCCGATTTTCTGCGCCGTCAGGAAGGGAAAAAAGCCTATGTGGTTGGCGAAGGCGCGCTGATTCATGAGCTGTATAAAGCCGGATTCACCATTACCGATATCAATCCCGACTTTGTAATTGTCGGTGAGACGCGCTCCTTTAACTGGGACATGATGCATAAAGCGGCCTTTTTCGTCGCCAGTGGCGCCCGCTTTATTGCCACCAATCCGGACAGTCATGGCCGCGGCTTTACGCCAGGTTGTGGTGCGCTTTGCGCCGGTATCGAAAAAATATCAGGCCGCAAACCCTTCTATGTCGGCAAGCCCAGCCCGTGGATTATCCGCGCGGCGCTGAATAAAATGCAGGGACACTCAGAAGATACGGTGATTGTCGGTGATAATCTGCGTACTGATATTCTCGCCGGTTTTCAGGCCGGTCTGGCCACCATCCTGGTGCTCTCCGGTGTCTCCACCCTGAGTGATATTGATGCCATGCCTTTCCGCCCGACATGGATTTATCCGTCGGTGGCGGAGATAGATATTATCTGA
- the miaB gene encoding tRNA (N6-isopentenyl adenosine(37)-C2)-methylthiotransferase MiaB codes for MTKKLHIKTWGCQMNEYDSSKMADLLETTHGYTLTDVAEEADILLLNTCSIREKAQEKVFHQLGRWKTLKERNPELIIGVGGCVASQEGDHIRQRAHYVDIVFGPQTLHRLPEMINTVRGSKSPVVDISFPEIEKFDRLPEPKADGPTAFVSIMEGCNKYCTFCVVPYTRGEEVSRPCDDILFEIAQLAAQGVREVNLLGQNVNAYRGTTYDNEICSFADLLRLVAAIDGIDRIRFTTSHPIEFTDDIIEVYRDTPELVSFLHLPVQSGADRILTLMKRAHTGLEYKAIIRKLIAARPDIQISSDFIIGFPGETQADFEQTMKLIADVNFDVSFSFIYSARPGTPAADLPDDVPEEEKKQRLYILQDRIQQQAMAWSRRMLGTVQRILVEGTSRKNVMELSGRTENNRVVNFEGNPEMIGKFVDVEIVDVYTNSLRGKLVRTEDQMGLRVAESPASVIARTRKENELGVATFQP; via the coding sequence ATGACAAAAAAACTGCATATAAAAACCTGGGGTTGCCAGATGAACGAATACGATTCATCGAAAATGGCTGACCTGCTGGAAACGACTCACGGCTACACGCTGACTGATGTCGCTGAAGAGGCGGATATTCTGCTGCTTAATACCTGTTCCATTCGTGAAAAAGCGCAGGAAAAGGTATTTCATCAACTGGGCCGTTGGAAAACGCTGAAAGAGCGTAATCCCGAGCTGATTATCGGTGTCGGCGGCTGCGTGGCGTCGCAGGAAGGGGATCATATCCGTCAGCGTGCGCATTACGTTGATATCGTGTTTGGTCCGCAAACACTGCATCGCCTGCCGGAAATGATCAACACCGTACGCGGCTCGAAAAGCCCGGTGGTGGATATTAGCTTCCCGGAGATTGAGAAATTCGATCGCCTGCCGGAACCGAAAGCCGATGGCCCCACCGCCTTTGTATCGATTATGGAAGGCTGCAACAAATATTGTACTTTCTGCGTGGTGCCTTACACCCGCGGTGAGGAAGTCAGCCGTCCGTGTGACGATATCCTGTTTGAAATTGCCCAGCTGGCGGCACAGGGCGTGCGCGAAGTTAACCTGTTAGGCCAGAACGTTAACGCTTATCGCGGCACCACTTATGACAATGAGATCTGTAGCTTCGCCGATCTGCTGCGTCTGGTGGCGGCCATTGACGGTATCGACCGCATTCGTTTTACCACCAGCCATCCGATTGAATTTACTGATGATATTATCGAGGTCTATCGCGACACACCGGAGCTGGTCAGCTTCCTGCACCTGCCGGTACAGAGCGGCGCCGATCGTATTCTGACGCTGATGAAGCGCGCGCATACCGGCCTCGAATATAAAGCCATCATCCGCAAACTGATTGCCGCCCGACCGGATATTCAGATCAGCTCCGACTTTATTATCGGCTTCCCTGGCGAAACCCAGGCGGATTTCGAACAGACCATGAAGCTGATTGCCGATGTGAACTTTGATGTCAGCTTCAGCTTTATCTACTCCGCACGTCCGGGTACGCCAGCGGCGGATCTGCCGGATGATGTGCCGGAGGAGGAGAAAAAGCAGCGTCTGTATATTCTGCAGGATCGTATCCAGCAGCAGGCAATGGCGTGGAGCCGTCGTATGCTGGGCACCGTACAGCGTATTCTGGTGGAAGGCACCTCACGTAAAAACGTGATGGAGCTGTCAGGCCGTACCGAGAACAACCGGGTGGTAAACTTTGAAGGCAACCCGGAGATGATCGGTAAATTTGTCGATGTGGAGATTGTCGATGTCTATACCAACTCGCTGCGTGGCAAATTAGTGCGCACCGAAGATCAGATGGGTCTGCGTGTGGCAGAGAGCCCGGCTTCGGTGATTGCGCGTACGCGTAAGGAAAACGAGTTGGGTGTGGCTACCTTCCAGCCTTGA
- the nagA gene encoding N-acetylglucosamine-6-phosphate deacetylase — protein sequence MYALTHGRIFTGHEILDDHAVVIADGLIERVCPLAELPAGVATRDVAGAMIAPGFIDVQLNGCGGVQFNDDISAISVDTLNIMQSANQKSGCTSFLPTLITSSDELMKRAVEVMRAYLAQNAHQTLGLHLEGPWLNVAKKGTHNPNLIRKPNPELVNFLCENADVITKVTLAPEMAGVEVIRQLRDAGIIVSAGHSHATYQEAKSGISAGIGFATHLYNAMPTITGREPGLIGALFDSPEVYCGIIADGLHVHYANVRNAKRIKGDKLVLVTDATAPAGAAIDQFIFAGKTIYYRNGLCVDDKGTLSGSALTMIEAVANCVEHAGIALDETLRMATLYPARAMGVDKQLGSVEAGKVANLTVFTRDYKIIQTIVNGDEVLSE from the coding sequence ATGTACGCATTAACCCACGGCCGCATTTTCACCGGCCATGAAATCCTTGACGATCATGCCGTTGTTATTGCTGATGGCCTGATTGAGCGCGTCTGCCCGCTGGCGGAACTGCCTGCCGGCGTCGCCACCCGCGATGTGGCTGGCGCGATGATTGCTCCCGGTTTTATCGATGTGCAACTGAATGGCTGCGGCGGCGTGCAGTTTAATGACGATATCAGCGCGATTAGCGTTGATACGCTGAATATCATGCAATCAGCCAATCAGAAATCGGGCTGCACCAGCTTTTTACCGACGCTGATCACCAGCAGCGATGAGCTGATGAAACGTGCCGTTGAAGTAATGCGTGCTTATCTGGCGCAGAACGCCCACCAGACGCTGGGCCTGCATCTGGAAGGGCCGTGGCTGAATGTCGCGAAAAAAGGCACTCACAACCCGAACTTAATTCGCAAGCCGAATCCTGAACTGGTTAATTTTCTCTGCGAAAATGCCGATGTGATTACCAAAGTAACGCTGGCGCCAGAAATGGCGGGCGTTGAAGTGATTCGTCAGTTACGCGATGCCGGCATTATTGTCTCGGCAGGCCACTCGCATGCGACGTATCAGGAAGCGAAGAGCGGTATCAGCGCCGGTATTGGTTTCGCCACTCACCTGTATAACGCCATGCCAACCATTACCGGCCGCGAACCTGGTCTGATTGGTGCGTTGTTTGATTCACCAGAGGTATACTGCGGCATTATTGCAGATGGTTTACATGTCCATTACGCTAATGTCCGTAATGCCAAACGCATCAAAGGTGACAAACTGGTGCTGGTGACCGACGCCACCGCTCCGGCGGGCGCTGCTATTGATCAGTTCATTTTTGCAGGCAAAACAATATACTATCGTAACGGGCTGTGCGTAGACGATAAGGGGACGTTAAGTGGTTCTGCACTTACTATGATTGAAGCAGTGGCGAACTGCGTCGAACATGCAGGCATCGCGCTTGATGAAACCTTACGAATGGCAACCCTCTATCCAGCACGTGCAATGGGCGTGGACAAGCAGTTGGGCTCAGTTGAAGCAGGTAAAGTCGCTAATCTGACTGTTTTCACCCGCGATTATAAAATTATCCAGACTATCGTTAATGGTGACGAAGTCCTAAGCGAGTAA